Proteins from a genomic interval of Pseudomonas sp. RC10:
- a CDS encoding ABC transporter substrate-binding protein, whose amino-acid sequence MISNLRRGLLVLLAALPLIANAAGSAHDLVQDTTNKMLADLSANKEKYKQDPSAFYSALNTIVGPVVDAEGISRSIMTVKYSRNATPAQMQTFADNFKRGLFQFYGNALLEYNNQGIAVDPPKDESGDRTSVGMTVKGTNGAVYPVQYTLEKVGGEWKLRNVIINGINIGKLFRDQFADAMQRNGNNLDKTINGWAGEVAKAKQETENSPDKVVK is encoded by the coding sequence ATGATCTCTAACTTGCGACGTGGCCTGTTGGTACTGCTTGCAGCGCTGCCCTTGATCGCCAACGCGGCGGGCTCCGCGCACGATCTGGTGCAGGACACGACCAACAAGATGCTGGCCGACCTGAGTGCCAACAAAGAAAAGTACAAGCAGGACCCCAGCGCGTTTTATAGCGCGCTGAACACCATCGTGGGCCCGGTGGTCGATGCCGAAGGTATTTCCAGGAGCATCATGACCGTCAAGTATTCGCGCAACGCTACGCCAGCGCAGATGCAAACCTTCGCGGACAATTTCAAAAGGGGGTTGTTTCAGTTCTACGGCAATGCCCTGCTGGAATACAACAACCAAGGTATCGCGGTTGACCCGCCGAAAGATGAGTCAGGTGATCGGACCAGCGTCGGCATGACCGTCAAGGGCACCAACGGCGCGGTTTATCCCGTGCAGTACACACTGGAGAAGGTCGGCGGCGAATGGAAGTTGCGTAACGTGATCATCAACGGCATCAACATTGGCAAGCTGTTCCGGGATCAGTTCGCTGACGCCATGCAGCGCAACGGCAACAATCTGGACAAGACCATCAATGGTTGGGCTGGTGAAGTCGCCAAGGCCAAGCAGGAGACCGAGAACTCGCCTGACAAGGTCGTCAAATGA
- a CDS encoding STAS domain-containing protein: MSDACVTAVGGGELKLFGVLDYRTGPALREQGAELIKASDAPTLVLDCSAVEKSSSVGLALLLAFMRDGQAAGKTVSVRALPADMREIAQVSGLTELFEQH, from the coding sequence ATGAGTGATGCATGTGTCACCGCCGTCGGTGGCGGCGAACTGAAGCTGTTCGGTGTGCTGGACTACCGCACCGGCCCGGCCCTGCGCGAGCAAGGTGCCGAGCTGATCAAAGCCAGCGATGCGCCGACACTGGTGCTGGATTGCTCGGCGGTGGAAAAATCCAGCAGCGTGGGCCTGGCCCTGCTGCTGGCGTTCATGCGCGATGGGCAGGCGGCCGGCAAAACGGTGAGCGTGCGTGCATTGCCTGCAGATATGAGAGAGATTGCACAGGTATCGGGTCTGACCGAACTGTTCGAACAACACTGA
- a CDS encoding BolA family protein, translated as MQAVEVKSFLEGKLPEIQVEVEGEGCNFQLNVISDELATLSPVKRQQQIYTHLNPWIADGSIHAVTMKFFSRAAWAERT; from the coding sequence ATGCAGGCCGTAGAAGTTAAAAGCTTCCTTGAAGGTAAGCTGCCAGAGATCCAGGTCGAAGTTGAGGGCGAAGGCTGCAACTTCCAGTTGAACGTGATCAGCGATGAACTGGCTACACTGAGTCCAGTCAAGCGCCAGCAGCAGATCTACACGCATTTGAACCCGTGGATCGCCGATGGCAGCATCCACGCGGTCACCATGAAATTCTTCAGCCGCGCTGCATGGGCCGAGCGCACCTGA
- the murA gene encoding UDP-N-acetylglucosamine 1-carboxyvinyltransferase, whose protein sequence is MDKLIITGGVRLDGEIRISGAKNSALPILAATLLADGPVTVQNLPHLHDITTMIELFGRMGIEPIIDEKLSVEIDPRTIKTLIAPYELVKTMRASILVLGPMVARFGEAEVALPGGCAIGSRPVDLHIRGLEAMGAVIEVEGGYIKAKAPEGGLRGAHFFFDTVSVTGTENIMMAAALARGRSVLQNAAREPEVVDLANFINAMGGKVSGAGTDTITIDGVERLGKATYRVMPDRIETGTYLVAAAVTGGRVKVKDTDPTILEAVLEKLRESGAEITTGADWIELNMHGKRPKAVNLRTAPYPAFPTDMQAQFISLNAIAEGTGAIIETIFENRFMHVYEMHRMGAQIQVEGNTAIVTGCEKLKGAPVMATDLRASASLVLSALVAEGDTLIDRIYHIDRGYECIEEKLQMLGAKIRRVPG, encoded by the coding sequence ATGGACAAACTGATTATTACTGGCGGCGTTCGTCTTGATGGCGAAATCCGCATTTCCGGGGCGAAGAACTCTGCCCTGCCGATTCTTGCTGCAACGCTGCTGGCCGATGGGCCAGTCACCGTTCAGAACCTGCCGCACCTGCACGACATCACCACCATGATCGAGTTGTTCGGTCGCATGGGCATCGAGCCGATCATTGACGAGAAGCTCAGCGTCGAGATCGATCCTCGCACCATCAAGACCCTGATCGCGCCCTACGAACTGGTGAAAACCATGCGTGCGTCGATTCTGGTGCTGGGCCCGATGGTTGCCCGTTTTGGCGAGGCCGAGGTGGCGCTGCCAGGCGGTTGCGCCATCGGTTCGCGTCCGGTTGACCTGCACATCCGTGGCCTCGAAGCCATGGGCGCGGTCATTGAAGTCGAAGGCGGCTACATCAAGGCCAAGGCGCCTGAAGGCGGCTTGCGTGGTGCCCACTTCTTCTTCGATACCGTCAGCGTGACCGGTACCGAGAACATCATGATGGCCGCTGCCCTGGCCCGTGGCCGCAGCGTGCTGCAGAACGCCGCCCGCGAGCCTGAAGTCGTCGATCTGGCGAACTTCATCAACGCCATGGGCGGCAAGGTCTCCGGTGCTGGCACCGATACCATCACCATCGACGGCGTCGAGCGTTTGGGCAAGGCGACCTATCGCGTCATGCCTGACCGTATCGAAACCGGCACCTACCTGGTCGCCGCTGCCGTGACCGGTGGCCGCGTCAAGGTCAAGGACACCGATCCGACCATTCTCGAAGCTGTTCTTGAAAAGCTGCGTGAGTCCGGTGCCGAAATCACGACCGGCGCCGACTGGATCGAGCTGAACATGCATGGCAAGCGTCCGAAGGCCGTGAACCTGCGCACCGCGCCGTATCCGGCATTCCCGACCGACATGCAAGCGCAGTTCATTTCGTTGAACGCCATTGCCGAAGGCACGGGCGCGATCATCGAGACCATCTTCGAAAACCGCTTCATGCACGTTTATGAAATGCACCGCATGGGCGCGCAGATCCAGGTCGAAGGCAACACCGCCATTGTCACAGGCTGCGAGAAACTCAAAGGCGCGCCTGTGATGGCGACCGACCTGCGTGCTTCGGCCAGCCTGGTGCTGTCGGCGCTGGTGGCCGAGGGCGATACGCTGATCGACCGCATTTACCACATAGACCGTGGTTACGAGTGCATCGAAGAGAAGCTGCAAATGCTGGGCGCGAAAATCCGTCGCGTACCGGGCTAG
- the hisG gene encoding ATP phosphoribosyltransferase translates to MLTIALSKGRILDDTLPLLAAAGIVPTENPDKSRKLIIPTTQDDVRLLIVRATDVPTYVEHGAADLGVAGKDVLMEYGGQGLYEPLDLQIAQCKLMTAGAVGAGEPKGRLRVATKFVNVAKRYYAEQGRQVDIIKLYGSMELAPLVGLADKIIDVVDTGNTLRANGLEPQELIAHISSRLVVNKASMKMQHARIQSLIDTLRTAVESRHRG, encoded by the coding sequence ATGTTGACCATCGCACTGTCCAAGGGCCGAATCCTTGACGACACCCTGCCGCTTCTCGCTGCTGCGGGCATCGTGCCGACCGAGAATCCGGACAAGAGCCGCAAGCTGATCATTCCGACGACGCAGGACGATGTGCGCCTGTTGATCGTACGCGCGACGGACGTGCCGACCTACGTTGAGCATGGTGCGGCAGACCTGGGGGTGGCGGGCAAGGACGTTCTGATGGAATACGGCGGCCAGGGGCTTTATGAGCCGCTGGACCTGCAAATCGCCCAGTGCAAGCTGATGACGGCAGGTGCTGTCGGCGCGGGCGAGCCCAAAGGCCGTCTGCGTGTGGCCACCAAGTTCGTCAACGTCGCCAAGCGTTACTACGCCGAGCAGGGCCGTCAGGTCGACATCATCAAGCTGTACGGCTCGATGGAGCTGGCGCCGCTGGTGGGGCTGGCCGACAAGATCATCGATGTCGTCGACACCGGCAACACGCTGCGTGCCAACGGCCTTGAGCCTCAGGAACTGATTGCCCATATCAGTTCACGTCTGGTGGTCAACAAGGCATCGATGAAGATGCAACACGCCCGCATCCAGTCGCTGATCGACACACTGCGTACTGCCGTGGAGTCGCGACACCGCGGCTGA
- the hisD gene encoding histidinol dehydrogenase — MTTSNTIRRLDAAAPDFARHLDHLLSWESVSDDSVNQRVLDIIKNVRERGDAALVEYTQRFDGLEVASMADLILPRERLELALTRITPAQRQALEKAADRVRNYHERQKQDSWSYTEADGTVLGQKVTPLDRAGLYVPGGKASYPSSVLMNAIPAKVAGVGEVVMVVPTPRGEINELVLAAACIAGVDRVFTIGGAQAVAALAYGTESVPQVDKVVGPGNIYVATAKRHVFGQVGIDMIAGPSEILVVCDGQTDPDWIAMDLFSQAEHDEDAQAILVSPDAAFLDQVAASITKLMPTMERAEIINTSINGRGALIKVADMAQAIEVANRIAPEHLELSVADPEAWLPQIRHAGAIFMGRHTSEALGDYCAGPNHVLPTSGTARFSSPLGVYDFQKRSSIIFCSEQGASELGKTASVLARGESLTAHARSAEYRIVDNQQEGK; from the coding sequence ATGACCACTTCCAACACCATTCGCCGACTCGACGCTGCTGCCCCGGATTTCGCTCGACATCTGGATCATCTGCTGAGCTGGGAAAGCGTGTCTGACGATTCGGTCAATCAGCGTGTGCTGGACATCATCAAGAACGTGCGCGAGCGCGGCGATGCGGCATTGGTGGAATACACCCAGCGTTTCGACGGGCTGGAAGTGGCGTCGATGGCTGACCTGATCCTGCCTCGCGAGCGACTGGAACTGGCGCTGACACGCATTACTCCGGCTCAGCGCCAGGCGTTGGAGAAAGCCGCTGACCGAGTGCGCAATTACCATGAGCGTCAGAAGCAGGACTCCTGGAGCTACACCGAGGCCGACGGCACCGTGCTGGGCCAGAAAGTGACGCCACTGGACCGTGCCGGTCTTTACGTGCCAGGCGGCAAGGCGTCCTACCCATCCTCAGTGCTGATGAACGCGATCCCGGCGAAAGTGGCGGGCGTTGGTGAAGTGGTGATGGTCGTGCCCACCCCACGTGGAGAGATCAACGAACTGGTGTTGGCGGCGGCCTGCATCGCCGGTGTGGACCGCGTGTTCACCATCGGCGGCGCTCAGGCGGTCGCGGCACTGGCTTACGGCACCGAAAGCGTTCCGCAGGTGGACAAAGTCGTCGGTCCGGGCAACATCTATGTCGCCACGGCCAAGCGTCATGTATTTGGTCAGGTCGGCATCGACATGATTGCCGGCCCTTCGGAAATCCTCGTGGTGTGCGATGGTCAGACCGACCCGGACTGGATCGCCATGGACCTGTTCTCCCAAGCCGAACACGACGAGGACGCTCAGGCGATTCTGGTCAGTCCGGACGCAGCTTTCCTCGACCAAGTGGCTGCCAGCATCACCAAGCTGATGCCGACTATGGAGCGCGCGGAAATTATCAACACCTCGATCAACGGCCGTGGCGCGCTGATCAAAGTGGCTGACATGGCTCAGGCCATCGAAGTTGCCAACCGCATCGCGCCGGAGCACTTGGAGCTGTCGGTGGCAGACCCTGAAGCCTGGCTGCCGCAGATCCGTCACGCAGGCGCTATCTTCATGGGCCGCCACACCTCCGAAGCGTTAGGCGATTACTGCGCCGGGCCAAACCACGTCTTGCCGACCTCCGGCACTGCGCGCTTCTCGTCGCCACTGGGCGTCTACGACTTCCAGAAGCGCTCCTCGATCATCTTCTGTTCGGAGCAGGGCGCATCGGAATTGGGCAAGACCGCTTCGGTGCTGGCGCGGGGTGAGTCGCTGACCGCCCACGCCCGCAGCGCCGAATACCGGATCGTCGACAACCAACAAGAAGGCAAGTAA
- the hisC gene encoding histidinol-phosphate transaminase, whose product MSKFWSPFVRDLVPYVPGEQPKLTKLVKLNTNENPYGPSPKAIEAMRAEVNDDLRLYPDPNGDLLKQSVARYYGVETNRVFLGNGSDEVLAHAYHAFFLQEKPLLFPDISYSFYPVYCGLYGVEYEAVPLDEQFQIRVEDYARPNGGIIFPNPNAPTGCLMPLDAVEGILKASPDSVVIVDEAYIDFGGETAIALVDRYPNLLVTQTLSKSRSLAGLRVGLAVGHPDLIEALERVKNSFNSYPLDRMAIVGAAAAFDDREYFKKTCNRVIASREKLIGQLEGKGFEVLPSAANFIFARHPKHDAAGLAAKVREQGVIVRHFKQERIAQFLRISIGTPEQNQALIDALGDL is encoded by the coding sequence ATGAGCAAGTTCTGGAGTCCTTTCGTTCGCGACCTCGTGCCTTACGTGCCGGGCGAACAACCCAAACTGACCAAGCTGGTGAAGCTGAACACCAACGAAAACCCCTACGGCCCGTCGCCCAAAGCGATTGAAGCGATGCGTGCCGAAGTCAACGACGACCTGCGTCTGTATCCCGATCCGAACGGCGACCTGCTGAAGCAATCGGTTGCCCGTTATTACGGCGTCGAGACGAACCGCGTCTTCCTCGGCAATGGCTCCGATGAGGTGCTGGCCCACGCGTATCACGCGTTCTTTCTGCAAGAAAAGCCGCTGCTGTTCCCGGACATCAGCTACAGCTTCTACCCGGTGTACTGCGGCCTGTATGGCGTCGAATACGAGGCCGTGCCACTGGACGAGCAGTTCCAGATTCGCGTCGAAGACTACGCCCGTCCGAATGGCGGGATCATCTTCCCGAACCCCAACGCCCCGACGGGCTGCTTGATGCCTCTGGACGCTGTCGAAGGCATCCTCAAAGCCAGCCCGGATTCGGTGGTGATCGTCGATGAGGCGTATATCGACTTCGGCGGCGAAACGGCCATCGCTCTGGTGGACCGTTATCCGAACCTGCTGGTAACCCAGACCTTGTCCAAATCCCGCTCGCTGGCGGGCCTGCGGGTCGGTCTGGCAGTGGGGCACCCCGACTTGATCGAAGCGCTGGAGCGGGTGAAGAACAGCTTCAACTCCTACCCGCTGGATCGCATGGCTATCGTTGGCGCGGCAGCTGCGTTCGATGATCGCGAGTACTTCAAGAAGACCTGCAATCGGGTCATTGCCAGTCGCGAGAAGCTGATTGGGCAACTGGAAGGCAAAGGGTTTGAAGTATTGCCATCGGCGGCGAACTTCATCTTCGCCCGTCACCCGAAACACGACGCGGCGGGTCTTGCGGCCAAGGTGCGTGAGCAGGGCGTAATCGTTCGTCACTTCAAGCAAGAACGTATCGCGCAGTTCCTGCGTATTTCAATCGGCACGCCTGAGCAGAATCAGGCGCTGATTGATGCGTTGGGCGATCTCTAG
- the algW gene encoding Do family serine endopeptidase AlgW yields MFKALRFLGWPLLAGVLIALLIIQRYPQWVGLPSQDVNLQQAPQTAFIQQGPVSYADAVSSAAPAVANLYTTKMVNNKPNHPLFEDPQFRRFFGDNLPKQRRMESSLGSAVIMSPEGYLLTNNHVTSGADQIVVALKDGRETIARVIGSDPETDLAVLKIDLKNLPSITLGSSDSIRIGDVALAIGNPFGVGQTVTMGIISATGRNQLGLNTYEDFIQTDAAINPGNSGGALVDANGNLTGINTAIFSKSGGSQGIGFAIPTKLALEVMKSIIEHGQVIRGWLGIEVQPLTQELAESFGLKDRPGIVVAGIFRDGPAQKAGLQLGDVILSINGEPAGDGRKSMNQVARTKPSEKIAIQVMRNGKELKLMAEVGLRPPQTPPPAADE; encoded by the coding sequence ATGTTCAAAGCGCTGCGTTTTCTCGGCTGGCCATTGCTCGCTGGTGTGCTTATCGCTTTATTGATTATCCAGCGCTACCCCCAGTGGGTCGGCCTGCCCAGTCAGGACGTCAACCTTCAACAGGCGCCACAGACCGCGTTCATTCAACAGGGCCCGGTGTCCTACGCTGACGCCGTGAGCAGCGCGGCCCCGGCCGTGGCCAACCTGTACACGACCAAGATGGTCAACAACAAACCGAATCATCCGCTGTTCGAAGACCCTCAGTTCCGCCGCTTCTTCGGCGATAACCTGCCCAAGCAGCGCCGAATGGAGTCGAGTCTGGGGTCGGCGGTGATCATGAGCCCCGAGGGCTATCTGCTCACCAACAACCACGTGACTTCCGGCGCTGACCAGATTGTCGTGGCGCTGAAGGACGGCCGGGAAACCATCGCTCGCGTGATTGGCAGCGACCCGGAAACGGACCTCGCGGTGCTGAAGATCGACCTGAAAAACCTGCCCTCCATTACCCTCGGCAGTTCCGACAGCATTCGTATCGGTGACGTCGCGCTGGCCATTGGCAACCCGTTCGGCGTCGGCCAGACCGTGACCATGGGCATCATCAGCGCCACGGGCCGTAATCAGTTGGGGCTTAACACCTACGAAGATTTCATTCAGACCGACGCCGCCATCAACCCCGGCAACTCCGGCGGCGCGCTGGTGGACGCCAACGGCAACCTGACCGGGATCAACACCGCGATCTTCTCCAAATCGGGCGGCTCGCAGGGCATCGGTTTCGCGATTCCGACCAAGCTGGCGTTGGAGGTGATGAAGTCGATCATCGAGCACGGTCAGGTGATTCGTGGCTGGCTGGGCATCGAAGTGCAGCCGCTGACTCAGGAACTGGCGGAGTCCTTCGGTTTGAAAGACCGTCCGGGCATCGTAGTCGCCGGGATTTTCCGCGACGGGCCTGCGCAGAAAGCAGGTCTGCAGTTGGGCGACGTGATCTTGAGCATCAACGGCGAGCCCGCGGGCGATGGTCGCAAGTCGATGAATCAGGTGGCGCGGACCAAGCCTTCCGAGAAGATTGCGATTCAGGTGATGCGCAACGGCAAGGAATTGAAGCTGATGGCTGAGGTAGGGTTGCGTCCGCCACAGACACCGCCGCCTGCGGCTGACGAGTGA
- a CDS encoding Nif3-like dinuclear metal center hexameric protein, whose translation MAVSLSTLVEEADRYLGSARVQDYCPNGLQVEGRPQVTRIVSGVTASQALLDAAVEANADLVLVHHGYFWKGENPCITGMKQRRLRTLLKHDISLLAYHLPLDLHAEVGNNVQLARQLDITVEGPLDPDNPRIVGLVGSLSEPMTPRDFAHRVQSALGREPLLIEGSEMIRRVGWCTGGGQGYIDQAVLAGVDLYLSGEASEQTFHSARENDISFIAAGHHATERYGVQALGDYLARRFALEHLFIDCPNPI comes from the coding sequence ATGGCTGTTTCTCTGAGCACTCTGGTCGAGGAGGCCGACCGCTATCTGGGCAGCGCCCGGGTTCAGGATTATTGCCCCAACGGTCTGCAGGTCGAGGGACGCCCACAGGTCACCCGAATCGTCTCCGGTGTGACGGCCAGCCAGGCACTGCTTGATGCTGCGGTTGAGGCGAATGCCGACCTGGTACTGGTGCATCACGGCTATTTCTGGAAAGGCGAAAACCCGTGCATCACTGGCATGAAGCAACGGCGCCTCAGGACCCTGCTCAAGCACGACATCAGCTTGCTGGCCTATCACCTGCCGCTGGATTTGCATGCCGAGGTGGGCAATAACGTGCAACTGGCGCGGCAGCTGGACATTACGGTTGAGGGGCCGCTGGACCCGGACAATCCCCGCATCGTCGGGTTGGTGGGTTCGCTGTCCGAGCCGATGACCCCACGGGATTTTGCCCACCGCGTGCAAAGCGCGCTGGGGCGTGAACCCCTCCTTATAGAAGGCAGCGAAATGATCCGCCGCGTTGGCTGGTGCACGGGAGGCGGGCAGGGCTATATCGATCAGGCCGTTCTGGCGGGTGTCGATCTGTACTTGAGTGGTGAGGCCTCAGAGCAGACTTTCCACAGCGCGCGGGAGAACGACATCAGCTTCATCGCTGCAGGGCACCACGCCACCGAGCGTTATGGCGTGCAGGCCTTGGGTGATTACCTGGCGCGGCGTTTCGCGTTGGAGCATTTGTTCATCGATTGCCCGAATCCAATTTGA
- the cysD gene encoding sulfate adenylyltransferase subunit CysD, giving the protein MVDKLTHLKQLEAESIHIIREVAAEFDNPVMLYSIGKDSAVMLHLARKAFFPGKLPFPVMHVDTRWKFQEMYRFRDKMVEEMGLELITHINPEGVAQDINPFTHGSSKHTDIMKTQGLKQALDKHGFDAAFGGARRDEEKSRAKERVYSFRDSKHRWDPKNQRPELWNVYNGNVNKGESIRVFPLSNWTELDIWQYIYLEGIPIVPLYFAAEREVIEKNGTLIMIDDDRILEHLTDEEKARIVKKKVRFRTLGCYPLTGAVESEAETLTDIIQEMLLTRTSERQGRVIDHDGAGSMEDKKRQGYF; this is encoded by the coding sequence ATGGTCGACAAACTGACGCATCTGAAACAGCTGGAGGCGGAAAGCATCCACATCATCCGCGAGGTCGCCGCCGAGTTCGATAACCCGGTGATGCTGTACTCGATCGGCAAGGACTCCGCCGTGATGCTGCACCTGGCGCGCAAGGCGTTCTTTCCGGGCAAGCTGCCGTTCCCGGTGATGCACGTCGACACGCGTTGGAAATTCCAGGAAATGTACCGCTTCCGCGACAAGATGGTCGAGGAGATGGGCCTTGAGCTCATCACCCACATCAACCCGGAAGGCGTGGCGCAGGACATCAACCCGTTCACCCACGGCAGCTCCAAGCACACCGACATCATGAAAACCCAGGGCCTGAAGCAGGCGCTGGACAAGCACGGCTTCGATGCCGCCTTCGGTGGCGCCCGCCGTGACGAAGAAAAATCCCGCGCCAAGGAGCGCGTGTATTCCTTCCGCGACAGCAAGCACCGCTGGGACCCGAAAAACCAGCGCCCCGAGCTGTGGAACGTCTACAACGGCAACGTCAACAAAGGCGAGTCAATCCGCGTGTTCCCGCTCTCCAACTGGACCGAGCTGGACATCTGGCAGTACATCTATCTGGAAGGCATCCCGATCGTCCCGCTGTACTTTGCGGCCGAGCGCGAAGTCATCGAGAAGAACGGCACCCTGATCATGATCGACGACGACCGCATCCTCGAACACCTCACCGACGAGGAAAAGGCGCGCATCGTCAAAAAGAAAGTGCGTTTCCGCACCCTGGGCTGCTACCCGTTGACGGGCGCTGTCGAGTCGGAAGCCGAGACCCTGACGGACATCATTCAGGAAATGCTCCTGACGCGAACTTCCGAGCGCCAAGGCCGAGTCATCGACCACGATGGTGCGGGCTCGATGGAAGATAAAAAACGTCAGGGCTATTTCTAA
- a CDS encoding four helix bundle protein codes for MDFEKLLVWQRSKQLAVELFRAFAGCRDYGFKDQITRSAVSIPSNIAEGMERRGHREKVWFLSVAKGSCAELRTQLMIAGEIGYLPTELANDWIHESREISKMLGGLINKISN; via the coding sequence GTGGATTTTGAGAAGTTGCTGGTTTGGCAGAGAAGCAAGCAGTTGGCCGTCGAGTTATTCAGGGCTTTTGCCGGATGCCGCGACTACGGGTTCAAGGACCAGATCACCCGCTCGGCCGTCTCGATACCTTCCAATATTGCGGAGGGCATGGAGCGTCGAGGGCATCGGGAAAAGGTCTGGTTTCTCTCTGTAGCGAAAGGCTCCTGTGCCGAGTTGCGCACACAGCTGATGATCGCGGGCGAGATTGGTTATCTCCCAACTGAGCTGGCTAACGACTGGATTCATGAATCCCGTGAGATCTCCAAGATGCTCGGCGGGCTGATCAACAAAATTTCTAACTAG
- the cysN gene encoding sulfate adenylyltransferase subunit CysN → MSHQSDLISEDILAYLGQHERKEMLRFLTCGNVDDGKSTLIGRLLHDSKMIYEDHLEAITRDSKKSGTTGDDVDLALLVDGLQAEREQGITIDVAYRYFSTSKRKFIIADTPGHEQYTRNMATGASTCDLAIILVDARYGVQTQTRRHSYIASLLGIKHIVVAINKMDLNGFDETIFEQIKADYLKFADRIALKPTTMEFVPMSALKGDNVVNKSERSPWYTGKSLMEILETVEIAGDRNLDDLRFPVQYVNRPNLNFRGFAGTLASGIVRKGDDIVVLPSGKTSRVKSIVTFEGELEHAGPGQAVTLTMEDEIDISRGDLLVHADNVPQVADAFDAMLVWMAEEPMLPGKKYDIKRATSYVPGSIASITHRVDVNTLEEGPASALQLNEIGRVKISLDAPIALDGYDSNRTTGAFIVIDRLTNGTVAAGMIIAKPGTAGHGSHHGALAHVSVEERAQRFGQKPATVLFSGLSGAGKSTLAYAVERKLFDMGRAVYVLDGQNLRHDLNKGLPQDRAGRTENWRRAAHVARQFNEAGLLTLAAFVAPDAAGRSNAKGLIGDDRLITVYVQASPQVCRERDPQGLYAADKDNIPGESFPYDVPLDADLVIDTQTLNVEDSVKQVLDLLRARGAI, encoded by the coding sequence ATGAGCCACCAATCTGATTTGATCAGCGAGGACATCCTCGCCTACCTGGGCCAGCACGAACGTAAAGAGATGCTGCGCTTTCTGACCTGCGGCAACGTCGACGACGGCAAGAGCACGCTGATCGGCCGCCTGCTGCACGACTCCAAGATGATCTACGAAGATCACCTGGAAGCCATTACCCGTGATTCCAAGAAGTCCGGCACCACCGGCGATGACGTCGACCTGGCGCTGCTGGTGGACGGTCTGCAAGCCGAGCGTGAGCAGGGCATCACCATCGACGTTGCGTATCGCTACTTCTCGACGTCGAAGCGCAAGTTCATCATTGCCGACACTCCCGGCCATGAGCAGTACACCCGCAACATGGCCACCGGTGCGTCCACCTGTGACCTGGCGATCATCCTGGTCGACGCCCGTTATGGCGTGCAGACCCAGACTCGCCGTCACAGCTACATTGCATCGCTGCTGGGCATCAAGCACATCGTGGTTGCCATCAACAAGATGGACCTCAATGGCTTCGACGAAACGATCTTCGAGCAGATCAAGGCCGATTACCTGAAGTTTGCCGACCGTATCGCGCTCAAGCCGACCACCATGGAATTCGTTCCGATGTCGGCGCTCAAGGGCGACAACGTCGTGAACAAGAGCGAGCGCTCGCCGTGGTACACCGGCAAGTCGCTGATGGAAATCCTCGAAACCGTCGAGATCGCGGGCGATCGCAACCTCGACGACCTGCGCTTCCCGGTGCAGTACGTCAACCGCCCGAACCTGAACTTCCGTGGTTTCGCCGGTACGCTGGCCAGCGGCATCGTGCGCAAGGGTGACGACATTGTCGTGCTGCCGTCGGGCAAGACCAGCCGCGTGAAATCCATCGTCACCTTCGAAGGTGAACTGGAGCACGCAGGCCCGGGTCAGGCCGTGACCCTGACCATGGAAGACGAAATCGACATCTCCCGTGGCGACCTGTTGGTGCACGCCGACAACGTCCCGCAAGTGGCGGATGCTTTCGACGCCATGCTGGTGTGGATGGCCGAAGAGCCGATGCTGCCGGGCAAGAAATACGACATCAAGCGCGCCACGTCCTACGTGCCGGGTTCGATTGCCAGCATCACCCACCGGGTCGATGTGAACACGTTGGAAGAGGGCCCTGCCAGCGCGCTGCAGCTGAACGAAATCGGCCGCGTGAAGATCAGCCTCGACGCGCCCATCGCGCTGGACGGCTACGACAGCAACCGCACCACCGGCGCGTTCATTGTCATCGACCGTTTGACCAATGGCACCGTCGCGGCAGGCATGATCATCGCCAAGCCGGGCACTGCCGGTCATGGCAGCCATCACGGCGCGCTGGCTCACGTCTCGGTCGAAGAACGCGCCCAGCGTTTCGGCCAGAAACCTGCCACCGTGCTGTTCAGCGGCCTGTCGGGCGCTGGCAAGAGCACGCTGGCCTACGCCGTGGAGCGCAAGCTGTTCGACATGGGGCGTGCGGTGTATGTCCTTGATGGCCAGAACCTGCGTCACGACCTGAATAAAGGTCTGCCGCAGGACCGCGCCGGTCGCACCGAAAACTGGCGTCGTGCCGCCCACGTGGCACGTCAGTTCAACGAAGCGGGCTTGCTGACGCTGGCAGCGTTCGTGGCGCCGGATGCAGCAGGTCGTTCGAACGCCAAGGGGCTGATCGGTGATGACCGCCTGATCACCGTCTACGTTCAGGCGTCGCCTCAAGTGTGCCGCGAACGCGACCCACAAGGCCTGTACGCGGCGGACAAGGACAACATCCCGGGTGAGTCCTTCCCCTACGACGTGCCGCTGGACGCCGATCTGGTGATCGACACCCAAACGCTGAACGTCGAAGACAGCGTCAAGCAAGTGCTGGACCTGCTGCGGGCACGCGGCGCGATCTAA